One Triticum dicoccoides isolate Atlit2015 ecotype Zavitan chromosome 5B, WEW_v2.0, whole genome shotgun sequence genomic window carries:
- the LOC119310009 gene encoding acyl-[acyl-carrier-protein] desaturase 4, chloroplastic-like, with translation MSMLKCFPHGLAMPAQATWCRSRAAARAGRWACKVTSTANFEDTVTGMAAQEQAEAEVVRSLGLSGWVEEQLLPLLTPVDDAWQPSDLLPCFSPSAAGLSAEQQPSMMMTTEELQAQASGVPDDVLVCLVGNMVTEEALPTYMCMGNRVPGYRDDTGCSDLPWARWLRGWMAEENRHGDLLNRYLYLSGRVDMRQVERTVHHLLRNGMQMLRPSSPYHNAIYGSFQERATFISHAHTAKQAARHGDRCLAKICGVVAADEKRHETAYTKVAAKLFELDPDGMVQALAAVLRDKITMPGQLMTDGREADLFEHFSAVAQSTGVYTARDYGDMVEHFVRRWKVADLAGGQLSGEGRRAQEYVCGLPRKIRRVEELAHDRAIKAAKEPEFARFSWVFDRPVCIRA, from the exons ATGAGCATGCTCAAGTGTTTCCCGCACGGTCTCGCCATGCCGGCACAGGCGACCTG GTGTAGGAGCCGGGCTGCGGCGAGAGCTGGGAGATGGGCCTGCAAGGTCACCTCGACAGCTAATTTCGAGGACACGGTGACGGGGATGGCGGCGCAAGagcaggcggaggcggaggtggtgcGGAGTCTGGGCCTGAGCGGCTGGGTGGAGGAACAGCTGCTGCCGCTGCTCACCCCGGTGGACGACGCGTGGCAGCCCAGCGACCTGCTCCCCTGCTTTTCCCCCTCTGCAGCTGGCCTCTCCGCCGAGCAGCAGCcgtcgatgatgatgacgacggaggAGCTGCAGGCCCAAGCCTCCGGCGTACCGGACGACGTGCTGGTGTGCCTGGTGGGCAACATGGTAACGGAGGAGGCGCTGCCGACGTACATGTGCATGGGCAACCGGGTGCCGGGCTACCGCGACGACACAGGCTGCAGCGACCTCCCCTGGGCGCGCTGGCTCCGCGGTTGGATGGCCGAGGAGAACCGCCACGGCGACCTCCTCAACCGCTACCTCTACCTCTCCGGCCGCGTCGACATGCGCCAGGTCGAGCGGACCGTCCACCACCTCCTCCGCAATGGCATGCAGATGCTCAGGCCGTCCAGCCCCTACCACAATGCCATCTATGGTTCCTTCCAGGAGCGCGCGACCTTCATCTCTCACGCCCACACCGCCAAGCAAGCTGCGCGCCACGGCGACCGCTGCCTCGCTAAGATCTGCGGCGTCGTCGCCGCCGACGAGAAGCGCCACGAGACGGCCTACACCAAGGTGGCCGCCAAGCTCTTCGAGCTCGACCCGGACGGAATGGTGCAGGCGCTGGCCGCCGTGCTGCGGGACAAGATCACCATGCCCGGCCAGCTCATGACCGACGGCCGCGAGGCCGACCTGTTTGAGCACTTCTCAGCGGTCGCGCAGAGCACCGGGGTGTACACGGCAAGGGACTACGGCGACATGGTGGAGCACTTCGTGCGGAGGTGGAAGGTGGCTGACCTCGCCGGGGGGCAGctgtccggcgaggggcggcgcgcgCAGGAGTACGTGTGCGGGCTGCCGCGCAAGATCCGGCgggtggaggagctggcccacgaccgcgCGATCAAAGCCGCGAAAGAGCCCGAGTTCGCAAGGTTCAGCTGGGTCTTCGACAGGCCAGTCTGCATCAGAGCCTGA